A part of Pseudoalteromonas arctica A 37-1-2 genomic DNA contains:
- the gspJ gene encoding type II secretion system minor pseudopilin GspJ has translation MKQRGFTLLEVMVALGILAFVIIATHQILETTTRAKDASDEKIAELNGLQTTFRLMDQDFSQMTKRAVRNESGDVQEQYLLAGRYVLESQYDGIAFVRDGWINPINLLPRSELQAVGYRVIDDNLERVYRVYVDQLDNMEPRVQRVLENVEELKFEFLDDKNEWQEQWEIKALPKAVAVTLQQIEAEPIRRVFLVPGQGKVVATQSTDVNNG, from the coding sequence GTGAAGCAGCGCGGGTTTACATTACTTGAAGTTATGGTAGCACTGGGTATTTTAGCTTTTGTTATTATTGCTACTCATCAAATACTCGAGACGACAACAAGAGCAAAAGATGCCTCCGATGAAAAAATTGCTGAGTTAAATGGGTTGCAAACAACATTTAGGTTAATGGATCAAGATTTTAGCCAAATGACTAAACGTGCAGTACGAAACGAATCTGGTGATGTTCAAGAACAATATTTACTTGCTGGTCGTTACGTTTTAGAAAGCCAATACGATGGTATTGCGTTTGTACGAGATGGCTGGATAAATCCAATTAATTTATTGCCACGTTCAGAACTACAAGCCGTTGGTTATAGAGTGATAGACGATAACCTTGAGCGTGTTTATCGGGTTTATGTTGATCAGCTTGATAATATGGAACCGCGAGTTCAACGTGTACTAGAAAATGTTGAAGAGCTTAAGTTTGAGTTTTTAGATGATAAAAACGAATGGCAAGAACAGTGGGAAATTAAAGCTCTCCCTAAAGCGGTTGCTGTTACTTTGCAACAAATAGAAGCAGAGCCAATTCGTCGTGTATTTTTAGTTCCTGGGCAAGGCAAAGTGGTTGCTACACAAAGTACGGATGTGAATAATGGTTAA
- the gspK gene encoding type II secretion system minor pseudopilin GspK translates to MVKQQSSRGAALVIVLFIVALAAILAVEMSANLMVQVQKSTNLQGHQQAKWYAYGAEELAIKGLIQSKKDDADKTTLDQVWATQGDASYPVDNGTLSGKITDLQACLNLNALAIAPEENSASKTNPAHKALFALLENIEDLPADESEETMADSVFDWLDEDSITYRSGAEEDEYLSRDFPYMTANSLFASTSELRLVKGFNPLVMEKVLPYVCVIPGSTLLFINVNTLIPEQALILSALIESLSLSGAEAVIGARPQTGFDTIDEFFEQVKQQGGTNTDSVKSLFSIKSEYFKLQTQANFVDLRFSMTTLLHAKDGDVTILARKFGGVQ, encoded by the coding sequence ATGGTTAAGCAGCAATCATCGCGCGGCGCAGCACTTGTTATTGTTTTGTTTATTGTGGCATTAGCGGCTATTTTAGCAGTAGAAATGAGTGCTAATTTAATGGTTCAAGTGCAAAAAAGCACTAATTTGCAAGGTCATCAGCAAGCTAAATGGTACGCCTACGGTGCAGAAGAGCTTGCTATTAAAGGGCTAATACAAAGTAAAAAAGATGATGCTGATAAAACAACACTTGATCAAGTTTGGGCAACTCAAGGTGATGCTTCATACCCTGTTGATAACGGCACGTTAAGTGGCAAAATTACTGATTTACAAGCATGTCTAAATTTAAATGCTTTAGCCATAGCGCCAGAAGAAAACAGCGCGAGTAAAACAAACCCTGCACATAAAGCACTATTTGCATTACTTGAAAACATTGAAGATTTACCTGCTGATGAATCAGAAGAGACAATGGCAGATAGCGTATTTGATTGGCTTGATGAGGACAGTATAACATATCGCTCAGGTGCAGAAGAAGACGAGTACTTATCACGAGATTTTCCGTATATGACAGCCAATAGTTTATTTGCATCAACATCGGAATTACGCTTGGTTAAGGGCTTTAACCCATTAGTGATGGAAAAAGTACTGCCATATGTATGTGTAATACCAGGCAGTACGCTTTTATTTATTAACGTAAATACATTAATCCCAGAGCAAGCACTCATACTCAGTGCCTTGATAGAAAGCTTGAGCTTATCTGGCGCAGAGGCTGTGATAGGTGCAAGACCGCAAACTGGCTTTGACACCATTGATGAATTTTTTGAACAGGTGAAGCAACAAGGCGGTACTAATACCGACTCAGTCAAAAGTTTATTTAGTATTAAAAGCGAATATTTTAAATTACAAACGCAGGCAAATTTTGTCGACCTGCGTTTTTCGATGACCACATTACTGCACGCTAAAGACGGTGACGTAACGATACTGGCGCGAAAATTTGGAGGCGTACAGTGA
- the gspL gene encoding type II secretion system protein GspL has protein sequence MTEILLIRTGQTEQELLNWLIYSPQEQEIIASGELPNAEHLSELSEKALTREVVVLLPSDQVQLKTVALPTKWNRKLEQALPYMLEEDIACDVDELFIAVAQPTMLGEQHAIRVAMTDREWFEQWLALFVEHNLSVYRILPDALLLPLADDGAVTAIELNNQWLFKQGQWHIGAVESSWLNGYLTAMGNPDIKHFSPASQFPESVNLQAQTSEYDLPLALFAKQLDSVNFNLRQGMYQLKKQSALWWGYWKGAAIIASVALVSTITIKAIELHQLNTQVELAKAQVVDRYQKAFPGTKVRPNLIKSQIKGALDKVQGSSESGFLDLTTNLVDVFSQVSEFTPETLRYDKRRNELRIRARAKDFQTFGKVKIILEKQGLTVEQGSLNNDGDYVVGEIKLRGAV, from the coding sequence GTGACAGAAATACTGTTGATCCGCACGGGTCAAACCGAGCAAGAATTGCTTAATTGGTTGATTTACTCACCACAAGAACAAGAAATAATAGCCAGTGGCGAGTTACCAAATGCAGAGCATTTAAGTGAGCTAAGCGAAAAAGCACTTACCCGAGAAGTGGTCGTGTTGTTACCAAGTGATCAAGTGCAATTAAAAACGGTCGCTTTGCCAACAAAATGGAATCGCAAGCTTGAGCAAGCATTGCCATACATGCTTGAAGAAGATATAGCATGTGACGTAGATGAACTGTTTATAGCAGTAGCGCAGCCGACAATGCTTGGTGAGCAACATGCAATTCGTGTCGCAATGACAGACCGTGAATGGTTTGAACAATGGCTCGCATTATTTGTAGAGCATAATCTATCAGTATACAGAATATTACCCGATGCTTTGTTGTTACCGCTTGCAGATGATGGCGCAGTCACCGCTATCGAGCTCAATAACCAATGGTTATTTAAGCAAGGGCAATGGCATATTGGTGCGGTTGAATCTAGTTGGTTAAATGGCTACTTAACAGCCATGGGTAATCCTGATATTAAGCATTTTAGCCCAGCTAGTCAGTTTCCAGAAAGCGTTAACTTACAAGCGCAAACAAGTGAGTACGACTTACCTCTAGCATTATTTGCAAAGCAGTTAGATAGCGTTAATTTTAACTTACGCCAAGGTATGTATCAGCTTAAAAAGCAAAGCGCCTTATGGTGGGGTTACTGGAAAGGCGCCGCAATTATAGCAAGTGTTGCATTGGTTTCTACGATTACAATAAAAGCTATTGAGTTACACCAACTTAATACACAAGTAGAATTAGCTAAAGCTCAAGTAGTCGACAGATACCAAAAAGCATTTCCAGGAACTAAAGTTCGCCCCAATCTAATTAAAAGCCAAATTAAAGGCGCGTTAGATAAAGTGCAAGGCTCAAGTGAGTCGGGCTTTTTAGACTTAACGACTAATTTGGTTGATGTATTTTCGCAAGTTAGCGAATTTACACCTGAAACACTTCGTTATGACAAACGTCGCAATGAGCTGCGTATTCGTGCACGCGCTAAAGACTTCCAAACCTTTGGTAAAGTGAAAATCATACTAGAAAAACAAGGTTTAACTGTTGAGCAAGGGTCTTTAAATAATGACGGTGATTATGTCGTTGGTGAAATTAAACTGCGAGGTGCAGTATGA
- the gspM gene encoding type II secretion system protein GspM, producing the protein MKKQLMQQWRSLKEQEQQLVMVAGGVFIIFVLVMGIFRPLNNAIEKAQQSQIKQQELLAWVDDSIVKLKAAGNTSVASNANLSQIVNSTRGRHQISISKMQPSSDSLRLTLDSVEFNQLIEWLDELVNQHGLKIENLDLSRDDKSGYVRVSRLVLEN; encoded by the coding sequence ATGAAAAAGCAGTTAATGCAACAATGGCGCTCGCTTAAAGAGCAAGAACAACAATTGGTAATGGTCGCTGGTGGCGTGTTTATTATTTTTGTTTTAGTAATGGGAATATTTCGACCATTAAATAATGCGATAGAAAAGGCACAGCAATCTCAAATTAAACAACAAGAGCTATTAGCTTGGGTTGATGACAGTATTGTTAAACTAAAGGCTGCGGGTAACACCAGTGTTGCTAGCAATGCAAACTTAAGCCAAATTGTTAATTCTACACGTGGGCGCCATCAAATAAGTATTAGTAAAATGCAGCCAAGTAGTGATTCGCTACGTTTGACGCTCGACTCTGTAGAATTTAATCAGTTAATAGAGTGGTTAGATGAGTTAGTGAATCAGCATGGCTTAAAAATTGAAAACTTAGATTTGAGCCGCGATGATAAATCAGGCTATGTGCGTGTCAGCCGTTTAGTATTAGAGAATTAA
- a CDS encoding type II secretion system protein N has protein sequence MKKIITLSAVFLISFIVFCIIKLPAHIALDIAKPYFPKQLEVGQTVGTVWQGQMMQVRFDGEQLNNVRWDIAGWKLFTGKLNANVKFGNARERSDISGYADVSYGLFNQEVKVTDGLVRSTVERAMQRVQLPLPVTAKGRVILELDEYSSGAPYCDSLKGEIASPNIDVQGLNGWFNIGPLAGKLSCKSGDIAILIDPDNTLGLEADATLKANFDFSVAGYVKPDASLPKDVHDAVKFLGRPDSQGRYPLNF, from the coding sequence ATGAAAAAAATAATAACGTTATCGGCTGTCTTTTTAATTAGTTTTATTGTGTTTTGTATTATTAAATTACCAGCACATATTGCACTAGATATAGCAAAACCGTACTTTCCAAAGCAATTAGAAGTAGGCCAAACTGTAGGCACTGTTTGGCAAGGTCAAATGATGCAAGTTCGTTTTGATGGTGAACAGTTAAATAATGTGCGCTGGGACATTGCTGGCTGGAAGTTATTTACAGGCAAGCTAAATGCGAATGTGAAGTTTGGTAATGCACGAGAGCGTAGTGATATCTCGGGTTATGCTGATGTAAGTTATGGGCTTTTTAATCAAGAAGTTAAAGTGACTGACGGCCTAGTGCGCTCAACAGTAGAGCGTGCAATGCAGCGCGTGCAGCTTCCCCTACCTGTAACCGCTAAAGGACGTGTAATTTTAGAACTTGATGAATACAGCTCAGGTGCACCTTATTGTGATTCACTAAAAGGTGAAATAGCGAGCCCTAATATTGACGTGCAAGGCTTAAATGGGTGGTTTAATATTGGCCCTCTGGCTGGTAAGTTAAGCTGTAAGTCGGGCGATATTGCTATATTAATTGACCCAGACAATACGCTTGGCCTTGAGGCAGATGCTACACTTAAAGCTAATTTCGACTTTAGTGTGGCAGGTTATGTAAAACCAGATGCTAGCTTACCTAAAGATGTACATGATGCGGTTAAATTTTTAGGCCGACCAGATAGCCAAGGTCGTTACCCGCTCAACTTTTAA
- a CDS encoding UPF0149 family protein, whose translation MQIPQFTELHAKQLSTFLNTQSQAMTLQQSQGYLFGVICSPNPLDVHEWLEQILPNTANDLDEEVLFLFMALYHKISEQVFETGYKLPNTFDAEFCKSWSKGFLVATKAYAEPLLNAPQLDTDFKQALESALSTLSFFALDQLAIAQIAKQNNMTIEALCQYQYESMGDFALGFAELIEVVAINSGLITDESWEE comes from the coding sequence ATGCAAATACCCCAATTTACTGAGCTGCACGCAAAGCAGCTCAGCACATTTTTAAATACCCAATCTCAAGCAATGACCCTTCAACAAAGCCAAGGCTATTTATTTGGCGTTATTTGTTCGCCCAATCCATTAGATGTGCATGAGTGGCTTGAGCAGATATTACCAAATACAGCTAATGATTTAGATGAAGAAGTACTTTTCTTGTTTATGGCGCTATATCATAAAATTAGTGAGCAAGTATTTGAAACAGGATACAAATTACCTAACACATTTGATGCTGAGTTTTGTAAGTCATGGAGTAAAGGTTTCTTAGTTGCAACCAAAGCTTACGCAGAGCCTTTGTTAAATGCACCGCAATTAGACACTGACTTTAAACAAGCATTAGAAAGTGCGTTAAGTACATTAAGCTTTTTTGCACTCGACCAGCTTGCAATAGCTCAGATTGCCAAACAAAATAACATGACTATAGAAGCCTTGTGTCAGTACCAATATGAATCAATGGGTGACTTTGCATTAGGGTTTGCTGAACTAATTGAAGTGGTCGCAATTAATAGCGGTTTGATAACCGACGAGAGTTGGGAAGAGTAA
- the ccoG gene encoding cytochrome c oxidase accessory protein CcoG: MDKQIKVKNIPVEVKIQKPDLSRQDDRFNPRNRIYVRAVKGLHQLLRQRIGFLGLLAFMLLPWINFNGQQAVLFDLIGQKYNIFGLTLWPQDFTILAFIFMLAAFALFLVTTFYGRVWCGYTCPQTVWTFIFIWFEEKLEGTANQRKKLDQRPMNFDKFWRKTAKHTSWVLFSLYTAISFVGYFTPIRELLPDFVTFNVGGYALVSIIFFAACTYGNAGWMREIMCLHICPYSRFQSAMFDKDTYTVTYDESRGESRGPRSRKVDHEDLELGDCIDCNLCVQVCPTGIDIRNGLQAECINCGACIDACDGVMDKMEYPRGLISYTTERNLETPENKTNPLRAKIIGYTVILVVLTGALVANIALRKTMDFDIIRDRNQLYRVDFDGLVENTYTLKVINKAQYEQTFNIKVQGLDNFKYIGKQSFTVQAGQSHNVPLSLVMDPYDLKVSMTEFNFVLSPVDEPDETISQSSNFFKAR; the protein is encoded by the coding sequence ATGGACAAGCAAATTAAAGTAAAGAATATCCCTGTAGAGGTGAAAATCCAAAAACCGGATTTAAGCCGTCAAGATGATAGGTTCAATCCCCGAAATCGTATTTATGTGCGTGCCGTAAAAGGCCTACATCAATTACTTAGGCAGCGCATTGGCTTTTTAGGCCTACTTGCGTTTATGTTACTTCCTTGGATTAATTTTAACGGCCAGCAAGCAGTGCTGTTTGATCTAATTGGTCAAAAATACAATATTTTTGGTTTAACGCTATGGCCTCAAGATTTTACCATATTAGCGTTTATTTTTATGCTGGCAGCATTTGCGCTGTTTTTAGTGACCACCTTCTATGGACGGGTGTGGTGTGGCTACACATGTCCGCAAACTGTTTGGACCTTTATTTTTATTTGGTTTGAAGAAAAGCTTGAGGGCACGGCTAATCAGCGTAAAAAACTCGATCAAAGACCCATGAATTTTGATAAGTTTTGGCGTAAAACGGCAAAGCATACTAGTTGGGTATTGTTTTCGTTATATACCGCTATTTCTTTTGTGGGTTACTTTACGCCAATCAGAGAGTTACTTCCTGATTTTGTAACGTTTAACGTGGGTGGTTATGCACTAGTCAGTATTATTTTCTTTGCTGCGTGTACCTATGGTAATGCCGGTTGGATGCGTGAAATTATGTGTTTACACATTTGCCCTTACTCACGTTTTCAATCAGCTATGTTTGATAAAGATACATACACTGTAACGTACGACGAAAGCCGTGGTGAAAGCCGTGGTCCTCGTTCACGTAAAGTAGATCATGAAGATTTAGAGCTAGGCGACTGTATCGACTGCAACCTGTGTGTTCAAGTGTGCCCAACAGGTATTGATATTAGAAATGGGCTGCAAGCTGAGTGTATTAACTGTGGTGCATGTATTGATGCGTGTGATGGCGTAATGGATAAAATGGAATACCCGCGTGGACTTATTTCATATACGACAGAGCGAAACCTCGAAACCCCAGAAAATAAAACGAATCCACTACGAGCTAAAATCATTGGTTACACGGTCATACTTGTTGTGCTTACGGGAGCACTTGTAGCTAATATAGCGCTGCGTAAAACAATGGACTTTGATATCATTCGTGATCGAAACCAATTATATCGTGTCGATTTTGATGGTTTAGTAGAGAACACCTACACATTAAAGGTAATCAACAAGGCGCAGTACGAGCAAACTTTTAATATTAAAGTGCAAGGGTTAGATAACTTTAAGTATATTGGTAAGCAGTCATTTACTGTGCAGGCAGGGCAATCTCATAATGTGCCATTGTCGCTTGTAATGGACCCTTATGATTTGAAGGTGTCGATGACAGAGTTTAACTTTGTGCTTTCACCGGTAGATGAGCCGGATGAGACAATATCGCAGTCGAGTAACTTTTTTAAAGCGCGATAA
- a CDS encoding serine/threonine protein kinase — translation MSKFSFIDLTPDLILDAIESVGVYAESGLLALNSYENRVYQFKADDGLRYVVKFYRPERWSKEQIQEEHDFAFELAEAEVPVVAPILYNGQSLFEHEGYLFVLFPSVGGRLFEVDNLDQLDVMGRLIGRMHQVAKTKPFTYRPTVTCEEYLHTAKVHLQKSNLVPMGINTAFYTILDLVIEQAQKQYKDVQSIRLHGDCHVGNILWAGDALMFVDLDDSRQGPAIQDLWMMLSGDRATQLLQLDTLVSAYEEFCDFDHSQLKLIEPLRAMRIIHYMGWVAKRWSDPAFVRNFTWFADDKYWEQQILALKEQLAALQEAPLKLLP, via the coding sequence ATGAGTAAATTTAGTTTTATTGACTTAACACCTGATCTAATACTCGATGCAATAGAAAGCGTAGGTGTGTACGCTGAATCTGGTTTGTTGGCACTCAATAGCTATGAAAACAGAGTGTACCAATTTAAAGCCGATGATGGCCTGCGTTACGTAGTGAAGTTTTATCGCCCAGAGCGCTGGAGTAAAGAGCAAATTCAAGAAGAGCATGACTTTGCATTTGAACTGGCAGAAGCGGAAGTGCCTGTTGTTGCCCCTATTTTATATAATGGGCAAAGCTTGTTTGAACACGAAGGTTATTTGTTTGTGTTGTTTCCAAGTGTCGGCGGGCGTTTATTTGAGGTTGATAACTTAGATCAGCTTGATGTAATGGGGCGTTTAATTGGCCGTATGCACCAAGTAGCTAAAACAAAGCCTTTTACTTATAGGCCAACAGTTACTTGCGAGGAGTATTTACATACAGCCAAAGTTCATCTTCAAAAAAGTAACTTAGTGCCTATGGGAATAAATACTGCCTTTTATACTATTTTAGATTTAGTGATAGAGCAGGCGCAAAAACAGTATAAAGATGTGCAAAGTATTCGCTTACATGGTGACTGCCACGTTGGTAATATTTTGTGGGCAGGTGATGCGCTCATGTTTGTTGATTTAGATGACAGCCGCCAAGGTCCTGCAATCCAAGATTTATGGATGATGCTCAGTGGCGATAGAGCGACGCAACTGTTACAGTTAGACACCCTTGTGAGTGCGTATGAAGAGTTTTGTGATTTTGATCACTCTCAACTCAAATTAATTGAACCGCTGCGAGCGATGCGTATTATCCATTATATGGGATGGGTAGCTAAACGATGGAGCGATCCTGCCTTTGTGCGGAACTTTACATGGTTTGCTGATGACAAATACTGGGAGCAACAAATTTTAGCACTGAAGGAGCAACTTGCAGCACTGCAAGAAGCACCGTTAAAGTTATTGCCGTAA
- a CDS encoding thiol:disulfide interchange protein DsbA/DsbL has protein sequence MLKKLKLSLLLLCLPFAALAAQFEVDNQYTVIDVDKSTSPQVTEFFSFYCPHCFKFEPVAKAIEQGLPEGAEFIKNHVNFLGGVSPQAQSNLSFAYLIAKQHGQAQSISDQIFKSIHVQRAPLTEMKDVKKLLEVNGIDSATFDQEIASMPVISAEQAMQNKQNKYSKLGALTGVPTFIVNDKYKINLNTIKNQKELDELVAFLLAL, from the coding sequence ATGCTTAAAAAATTAAAACTGAGTTTATTACTTTTATGTTTACCATTTGCAGCACTTGCTGCACAGTTTGAAGTTGATAATCAATACACTGTTATTGATGTAGACAAAAGTACATCACCACAAGTAACCGAGTTTTTCTCATTTTACTGTCCACATTGTTTTAAATTTGAACCAGTAGCAAAAGCAATTGAACAAGGCTTGCCAGAAGGCGCGGAGTTTATTAAAAACCACGTGAACTTTTTAGGTGGCGTGTCGCCACAAGCACAAAGTAATTTAAGCTTTGCCTACTTAATTGCTAAGCAGCATGGTCAGGCGCAGAGTATTAGCGATCAAATTTTTAAAAGTATTCATGTTCAGCGTGCTCCTTTAACTGAAATGAAAGACGTTAAAAAATTACTTGAAGTAAACGGTATTGATAGCGCAACGTTTGATCAAGAAATTGCAAGCATGCCAGTTATTTCGGCTGAGCAAGCAATGCAAAACAAACAAAATAAATATTCAAAATTAGGCGCACTTACAGGTGTACCTACTTTTATTGTTAACGATAAATATAAAATAAACCTCAACACCATCAAAAATCAAAAAGAACTTGATGAGTTAGTAGCGTTTTTATTAGCACTATAA
- a CDS encoding thiol:disulfide interchange protein DsbA/DsbL, whose product MIKLVKAGLLAVLLPMAATSFAATYEEGVHYDVVSERATKKPEIKEFFSFYCPACNNMEALIGEFKPKLDKNVKFKKSHVDFVGVRDPENQQMMSQALATAEVLPQKDKIVSAIFNHIHTKRASFNELADVKDIFVAQGVDGDKFDKLFKSFSVRTLSSKMKRDQDYFKEKGALRGVPTFIVNGKYKLNLGRESGITEPEDISKLINYLANK is encoded by the coding sequence ATGATTAAATTAGTTAAAGCAGGTTTGCTTGCAGTACTACTTCCTATGGCGGCAACAAGCTTTGCAGCAACGTATGAAGAAGGCGTGCATTACGACGTTGTTTCTGAGCGCGCAACTAAAAAGCCAGAAATTAAAGAGTTTTTCTCATTTTACTGCCCTGCATGTAATAACATGGAAGCACTAATTGGTGAGTTTAAGCCTAAGCTTGATAAAAACGTTAAATTTAAAAAGAGCCATGTTGATTTTGTAGGTGTACGCGACCCAGAAAACCAACAGATGATGAGCCAAGCACTCGCTACTGCAGAAGTGCTTCCGCAAAAAGATAAAATTGTCTCTGCAATCTTTAATCATATTCATACAAAGCGCGCTAGTTTTAATGAGCTTGCAGATGTAAAAGATATATTTGTAGCGCAGGGCGTTGATGGCGATAAGTTTGATAAGCTGTTTAAAAGCTTCTCGGTACGAACGCTGAGCTCTAAAATGAAACGCGATCAAGACTACTTTAAAGAAAAAGGCGCACTACGTGGCGTACCTACATTTATTGTAAATGGTAAGTATAAATTAAACCTAGGTCGTGAGTCGGGTATTACTGAACCAGAAGATATTAGCAAACTGATTAATTACTTAGCTAACAAGTAA
- a CDS encoding DUF523 domain-containing protein, translating into MEKILVSSCLLGQPVRYDGRGHAILHPQLNLWQKQNRLIVFCPEVAGGLPTPRAPAEIIQGSVVTNLGEDVTEQFQTGANIALELCKKNQVRFALLKESSPSCGRNTIYDGKHRGVKIEGLGLTTALLIKNGIQVFSEEQIPALIKVLAL; encoded by the coding sequence ATGGAAAAAATATTAGTATCGAGTTGTTTGCTAGGGCAGCCTGTTCGCTACGATGGTAGAGGACACGCAATTTTGCATCCACAGCTTAATTTGTGGCAAAAACAAAATAGATTAATTGTGTTTTGTCCTGAGGTCGCTGGTGGGCTTCCTACTCCTAGAGCTCCTGCTGAAATAATACAGGGGAGTGTAGTTACTAATTTAGGGGAAGATGTAACAGAACAGTTTCAAACTGGAGCTAATATAGCGCTAGAACTCTGTAAAAAGAATCAAGTTCGTTTTGCTCTACTTAAAGAATCGAGCCCTTCTTGCGGACGAAATACAATATATGATGGAAAGCATCGCGGAGTAAAAATCGAAGGGCTAGGTTTAACTACAGCATTATTAATAAAAAATGGTATTCAAGTATTTAGTGAAGAGCAAATACCAGCACTTATAAAAGTACTGGCACTTTAA
- the trmA gene encoding tRNA (uridine(54)-C5)-methyltransferase TrmA produces the protein MAVIKIDTTQYQTQLSEKEQRISAQFQRFGVEQLEVFSSEPTNYRQRAEFRVWHDGDDLFHIMFDQQTKEKIRVDTFDPAAPLVGEIMQVMIENLKPCEILRRKLFQIDYLSTLSGEILVSLLYHKPLDDEWLSEIKALKEKLSSKYKIDFIGRARKQKEVLGDDFVTERLTVNGQELIYQQVENSFTQPNAKVNINMLEWAQDLCKPLKNDLLELYCGNGNFSIALAGCFNKVLATEISKSSVHSAQYNIAKNNVENLDIIRMSSEEFTQAMNGERTFSRLDGIDLKSYDCQTILVDPPRAGMDELTCDLVANYESIIYISCNPETLERDLDHLTRTHNVKRFAIFDQFPYTHHIESGVFLQRK, from the coding sequence ATGGCAGTTATTAAAATAGATACCACACAGTACCAAACGCAGTTAAGTGAAAAAGAGCAGCGTATTAGTGCACAGTTCCAACGTTTTGGTGTGGAGCAACTAGAAGTATTTAGCTCAGAGCCAACTAACTACCGCCAACGTGCTGAATTTAGAGTATGGCACGACGGTGACGATCTGTTTCACATTATGTTTGATCAACAAACAAAAGAAAAAATCCGTGTTGATACATTTGATCCAGCAGCGCCTCTAGTTGGTGAAATAATGCAGGTGATGATTGAAAATCTTAAGCCTTGTGAAATATTACGTCGTAAGTTATTTCAAATCGATTACCTATCCACGCTAAGCGGTGAAATTTTAGTAAGCTTGCTTTATCACAAACCACTTGATGATGAATGGTTAAGTGAAATTAAAGCGCTTAAAGAAAAACTAAGCAGTAAATACAAAATTGACTTTATCGGCCGTGCTCGCAAACAAAAAGAAGTGCTGGGTGATGACTTTGTAACTGAGCGTTTAACAGTTAATGGTCAAGAGCTTATTTATCAACAAGTAGAAAATAGCTTTACTCAGCCTAATGCAAAAGTAAATATTAATATGCTGGAGTGGGCGCAAGATTTATGTAAACCACTTAAAAATGATTTATTAGAACTGTATTGCGGTAACGGTAACTTTTCAATTGCGTTAGCGGGCTGTTTTAATAAAGTATTAGCAACAGAAATATCAAAATCATCTGTTCATTCTGCTCAATACAATATTGCTAAAAATAACGTAGAGAACTTAGATATTATTCGTATGTCTAGTGAAGAGTTTACTCAAGCAATGAATGGCGAGCGTACTTTCTCTCGTTTAGACGGTATTGACCTTAAAAGCTATGACTGCCAAACCATATTAGTTGATCCACCGCGCGCGGGCATGGATGAATTAACGTGTGACTTAGTGGCTAACTACGAAAGCATAATTTATATATCGTGTAATCCTGAAACCCTTGAGCGTGACCTTGACCACCTAACACGTACGCACAACGTTAAGCGCTTTGCTATATTTGATCAGTTCCCATATACACATCACATTGAGTCGGGTGTTTTCTTGCAGCGCAAATAA